The Oryza sativa Japonica Group chromosome 11, ASM3414082v1 DNA window CATCAAAGTTGAAAATGGACACCAAGGGGCATTTCCAATGAAATAAGCACAAGCAGGAAGAAACAATCAAATAATTAAGACAGTCAGAGGCAGTCTGCAGACGAAGTATATGTATAagatatatacattttttttatctcaattGATTTTAATTAGTTAGTTTTGCATGAACTAGCAAAGTACTCCAAGCTGAGTAGGAGTATTCACTTGCAAGCAAACACATAacacctccatcccaaaataagcttatttttcatccatcacacacatatcaatacaaaagaaaaagactaaaataTCTCTACTTTTATCAAATCCCAATACAATTATTTATCGCTTTATCTATTCCCAATACAATTATTCCTTATTTTCACAAACTATAATTAATACAATGATTACTTAAAATGAACCTATTTTAAGATAATAAATGGAGCTAAAAATGAACTAAATATGAGACTGAGAGGGAGTTGTAGGTAGGCAATGAATGACACACACATCAAAACGCATCACACACCACATGACCTCCTCAAGAAGACATTTCCACCGTTCGTTCCCATGCAACGTACACGCAcaagcaagcatgcatgcattcaaCGAGAGCTATCTCTATAGATCACTACAAGTGGAGGAAGTTTCTTTCACGTACCAAAATGAGAAAACATGTCCATGCATGCTCTCAATTTGTCAAACAAATATCCTGatgatatggttttttttttcaaaaatacaaCTTGTAAAATTATGGTCTTGAATTAAAaattatactctctccattccaaattgatctacatatttcataggtacaccaagaccaagaaaaactaataactctctcatactatatttactctagcaaaaaaaactcaatacaTGCACCATCCTcaatatttcctagccaatagcaaatcaagatataaATACTTGTGTACATGAATGCAtacatcaatgtccatttactccaatacaaaaataacgaatagactcaATAAATGAACACACaccggtggagaaaccatctttggtcggtccgacaaaatccacaatagtcccgaatccaaaaagaaccgggactaaagattgtttttgtcccggttataaaaattttgatctttagtcccggttcatccactgtcagatgtatgtcagggggccgagaatctttagtcccggttgatgtcagtaactgggactaaagatcaccactttagtcccggttggtagtaccaaccaggaataaaattaaacatgtagtatataatccctatcccttatcctctcctccacagttACAACTTAGACATATCGAATCTCACACCTCTCCTCAGATCTATCCTCTCTAACTCTCTTTTccaactcctccccttcctcctctcctccccttctctccccttcccggccggcttccccttcccatccggcgggccggccggcggcgggcggcggggtcgcgcccggcggagggcggcggcggccgtggcgggtgGTGGGGCCGCGGCCACGGCGGGcagcgggcggccggcggcggggccgcgcgctgcggcgggcggcggcgcccggcggggTCGCACCCAGCGGAGGGGcttcggggcggcggcggccgtggcgggtggcggggccgcgcccggtggccagcggccggcggggccgcgcccgtCGTTCGtggtgaccggcggcggcagcggcttctttttttttaatttgtgatgattcactgtgatgtatttgactgagaagttagaaatttgtgattcattgtttagaactgtgatgtatttgagtaatttcttaggatattgtgatgtatttaatttgtgtgtataagtaactttatgattgtgatgtggatttggtgatATGAATTTAGGATGTTAGTTAGATTTGGGGATTTACctacttgattcgggagaaaataaaaatgaaaaaagaaaaagaaaaaggaaccaTCTGCACTGCCGCTATTgtctctttagtcctggttggtaacatcaaccgggactaaagatccctctatttagtcccggttggtggtgccaaccgggaataaagatgtatctttagtcccggttattttaactgggactaaagatccctctatttagtcccggttggtggtaccaaccgggaataaagatgtatctttagtcccggttattttaaccgggactaaagatggacatCTTTAGTCACGGAtccttactcccggttggaaaaccgggattaaaggggGGTtctcaaccgggagtaaagatggtttctccaccagtgacaaatatgtagatcatttaggaataacctcaaaaaaaactatatgtagatcaatttggaatggagggagtatactagTCGTTTTAGTTTGCTCTAAGTTAAACATTTCTAGCTTTGATCATTATGTTTATAGCAAAAATTTATATAGTTTGGCAACATGTGAATTATATAGAATGAATTATTTCTCATGACGAGTCAAGAACATAAATCTTATAATGTCAAACTatataaacttctaaaaattaatgGTCTGGTTGACTTGATTGGCCACAAGCATATAACACACGTGCTAAATATTGAAggactaattaattaagttataATAGAACGTACAAGTAACTTAAATTGTTCCCGCATcccacaaaatatttttttaagtgaaGATCAGATCAGGACACACCATACACAAaacccaaaataaataaataaaaagtaaaaacatAGTCTATAAATATATCCTGTAGATAAGACGTGGCACGTAGCTCTCCCAATCTTTCTGTACAGTACTAGTCGCCCTTCTGTTACTACTGTCACAAGAACATGGCTACCTCTACCCTCCATTATGTTGGCAGCACTAGTGTACTGTATGTAATGTAGCATGGACCACCCAGTACAGACTACAGAGAAGGGCTACATACTCACTTACCCTTGTCATAGTAGAATTCCCTTGCAAAAGTTAATACCAACAGTGGTTCCAATAAATACAGCTTGCATGACTACCATCAAAATCAAAAACAATGTAGTAATTTAATGCCTTTTCAATTTGCAAcataggtggtgttcttttctcctgaaaataaagataaagatgaaaattaagtgttttacacaaaatgaggtggtattaacgtatgattaattgagtttaattattacaaacttgaaaaacagattaatttgatattttagagcactTTTCAtagttttcgcacaaaacgtaccgtttagcaatttgaaaagcatgccacgagtatccaaaattttgctccacccgtcccaaaatataaggaattttaggTGGATGTGACTCTTCCTAgaacaataaatctggacagacAGTATCATTGACCTAGGAAGATCATTGTCCTAGGAAGAGCCAAATCtacccaaaatctcttatattttggggtGGAGGGAGTATCCAGTTTTGGTTGGAGAAAAGAATAGGGCCATAGTCATAGTGGATTATTATTGGTTTATTATTAATCATCCTTTTAGGATGTTTATAATATTCTGGCTTGTTGTTTACCGTGGATTTCGAGAGTGAATTAATTGGTTCTGGAATTAGGATTATTAATCTATATATTTTCTTATGAATCTAAATTTAGAAAAGTGAAAACAAAATTAAAGAGAATTGGAGATCAAGTAGGTTAATATACATAGAATTGTCCAATTCGAAACATAATTATTATCCAATTCGATATTGGGaattttatacatatataattgtGATTATATGTGGGATATGCCACAGTAGGTCCATTGTATTGTTACATACTTTTTCATCTACAACTACCAACATGCTTGTGTGTTACACATGCCAAATAAATATTAATTCTAGAGTTaaaagtaatattttcaatataatTAAAATTGAATAGTATACATGCATGAACATCAATAGAAAATACTTAAATTCACACATATCTAAATTAAATGAtgttttttcttaataaaaacATATTGCAAACAACACAAACGTTTTTACAGATATGTTGGCACAAATATACCTTGATGAGGGGGATGAGTGTATAGAACATAGCATCACCTAAAGATATATCTaactcaccaaaaaaaaaagcttaggCATGCATAAGAAccaccaagttttttttttctgaaattgaGGAAACTCTTGTTTccctgaaaaaaaatagagagagatTATCTACAATGTGTACCCATATTTCCTCCTTCCCCTATGAGTAGTAATCAGTAATTAAAGTGATGAAGCTACACATACCCATTGTTTTGCAATAGCTAGATATATACATTCGATCAGGGTTCCTTTGGAATACAAGATTtcaaaaacacaggaataagAAAAACACGGGATTGGAATATCACATGTTAAAGAAAcctataggaatttaaaacacAAGAATTTGAAAGAGAATATATTTGGATGGCTCACAGGAAGGAAAAAACATAGCAATTTTGATGGGatctagagagagaagagagacaaAGATACAACACATGCATTTGACttatgaaaggaaaaaaaataaaatgaggtTTGAGCTTATGTGTAAATTTCCTATGGAATTAAGCTATAGAATTGAATGCAAAGGAATTTTATTACCTCCAATCCAATGTTCCAAACAATCAAGTTAAGGAAAAATTCCTAAAAATTTGATTTCTTCAAAATCCTTCAATCCAAAGTAAGTCCTCAACGGTTTCGACCAGCCATATGCATGCAAGTAGCTCCAAAAAAAATGCAGAGAACTTTACTgccaccatgcatgcatgatatcGTTGGTGTAAATAGCAGATGCCAAAGGCAATGGTACAGTACCTCTGTGCCTGCATTACAATAATGCCTTGGATGcacctctttctttctctttctccagCAACGACCCAGGTACAGTACATAGTTGCTGCCAAACAGATAGCAGTAGCGAAAATATGGAAACAATCAAAGATGGAACACACGacagagaaaaaagaaaggtgccacaatgcatgcatacatatcCAATTATCCACTGCAAACAAATGCATATGCAAATTAAAGTATTAGTTTGATCGATCAAGAACcattgctagctagcttgtaGCCATACAGTGCCCACACCTGCTTGACTAGCTACTAGGAATTTTATCGATATATGATGCCAACTGCCAAAAGTTTgtgttgttgatgatgatgagaaagCTAGGGGCAAAGGGAATATATATACAAGCAAGAATATATACACtactagagaaaccatctttggtcggtcgtctaaaatccacaatagtcccggttcctatttaaaccgggactaaagatcatttttagtcccggttaaaaactttttgatcagtagtcccggttggtaacaccaaccaggactaaagatcatttttagtcccagttcaaaAAATTGTCCGGACGAGTCAGGGccccaattatttttagtcccggttggtataaacaaccgggactaaaaatagatttttagtcccggttgtttataccaaccgggactaaacttTACCCCAAGCCGCGCGCCTGTCAGTCCACAGTCGTCGTCATCAATCTTATCCCCctgccccttcctctccccctcttTGCATTAAATTAACAGCCAGCCTAGATATCTCCATCGTCTCAGAAGTCTCCCCTCTCctatccccttcttcctcccccttcacctctcctccccctccccgcctcaTCCTCTCTAGGTGACCAagtccgagcggcggcggctggcgtggCCGGCCGCGCGGAGGGAggccgggcgggcggcggccgagtccgagcggcggcggcggttggcgcgccgggccgcgcggagggcgggcgggcggcggcggctggcgcgcCGGGCCGCGCGGAGGGCGGGCGGGCAGCGGCGGATGGGAGGGCGGCTGGAGCTGGCGGGCTGCGTGgatgggagggcggcggcgtagCCGCGCTGGCGGGCAGCCGGTGGCCGagtccgggcggcggcggcggctggcgcgcCGGGCCGCGCGGAGggaggacgggcggcggcgaatgGGAGGGCGGCTGGAGCTGGCGGGCCGCGCGGATGGGAGGgcagcggcgtggcgcgcggcaGCTGGCCGGCGgcaactcaatttttttttcttaagaatttgtgatggatctgagaatttttagaagttgtgattcattggatatgtgatgtataatctgtgatgtatttcttgATGTATTGTTTcttgagaatttgtgatgtgaatctaTGTTTGTGATGATactttgattttgatttggggatatagGGAGCAACTTGATTTGGTTGATTTGGAAGAGATTTGTGCAGTTCCaactcgatttgggagaaaataataaaaaaaacagtggCCGGTACTAGCGCTGGCATCactatctttaatcccggttgttatcaccaaccgggagtaaagatagatttttagtcccggttatttcacccgggactaaagatgagtatctttagtcccggattgctaCTCCCGGTTGCCAACCGGGAGGAAAAACACTTTCTCCACTAGtgatatatatcatatatatacccTGCAAGATCTATCTATGCCAGGTTACGTTTTTTCGCAAAGCAACAAACATTGTTCGATGGATTTTATCAATTGCAAAAATAAGGTGTTGGCTATCAGGATAAAAGAATGATACTACAAAGTAAATGCAGAACAATGGTTGAGAACTTTTTTGCACGGGTACCTATATATACGATGGTTTTTTCGGACGAacacatatataattatatatgcgATGTCATATTTGTGTTATTAGATATTATTTAGGGAACTAAAGTTGAAAAATGCTTTAGATATACATGTTACATGAGTTTTTTTTCGGTGCTTCAGCTTACCTCTTAAGTAGGTAAAAGCTTTGATGTAATCTTAGGCattgattattttttattttattcaacAGAAATAATTCAACTCTTGTCCAGCACATAATTAGCACATATGCGTACCATTTAATTACTAACTTTTGtccagcatgcatgcatgcaagctttTAAATGATGTATGCAGGCATGCATGTTATTTGAAATTGTTTGAAACAcagttatttgattttttttaattattctaaaTTATGGTTACTTCTAAATATTCAAAGTAATATGAATTATGTTTTGTTCGaatatggagaaaaaaaatgatagtatTTGAAGCCTCTATTGTATAGTGTGTCAAGCTAAATTGGAGGTGTCTGACCTCAAAGAAAATGTATGAATTATTCTCTAAATTCTAAAAAGAATGTATAACTTGATTATATTGATTTTTTACAGTCATGACACTCTAAACTTTAAATTAATTGATTTAAAGTTTCAAtattaatacttcctccgtttcataatgtaagtcattctagtattttccatattcaaattgatgttaatgaatctagatagatatatatgtctagattcattaacatcaatatgaatatggaaaatgctaaaatgacttacattgtgaaacagatggagtagtaCATATGGTTAACAAAACTAAATCTATAGTATTTTAAATAAGGAAACATTACTTCACTccttattataatataattaatgaCATTAATTGACCtcaaataataataaagaaCTCTTACCACATGAGAGGTAAGATTAATATTAGCCATCAGATCTAGGCACAATAAATGGTTCAAAACAATCTTGGTGCACCTTAAAAAATCAATATTGCATAACATTGGCTATTTGTGCTACTTAAGTGGCATTTAATCATATAGCATAACATTATTAGAAGCAATAGCTCAGTTCTAATAAACAATGCTATGTACTAGAGTTATTTGGTGTCTTTAATTTAAACACCATAGCTAAACTGAACTTAATTTCAATTATATGGTTTCTGCCTGCCTAGAGTGTATTGATGTTGGATATGACAACATTATCACTAGTCCATTATATTCATCCCAACCCCCAAGGATAATCCAATTAATTCTGAAAATGagttaggccgtgtttagttcctcctcaaaaaaaattttgatgtaTACGGacgcacatttgaagtattaaacatagattaataataaaacaaattacagattccgcctgtaaactacgagatgaatctattaagcctaattaatccatcattagcaaatgtttactgtagcaccacattgtcaaatcatggtgtaattaggctcaaaaaatttgtctcgcaatttacaagcaaattgtgcaattggttttttttttgtccatatttaatgctccatgcatgtgcccaaacatttgatgtgacggaattttcagaagtttgaagggaactaaacacagccttagtactTATACTTTTCAAAGAATATATAGTACTtcttctatttcatattataagactttctagcattgcacatattcatatatatgttaatgaatctagacatctagattcattaacatatatatgaatgtggacaatgctaaaaagtcttataatatgaaacggaaggagtaccaTAGATTGTTAAGTCCCCTAGTATACTACGGCATTCTCCTCACTTATGATCGTGGCCTCTTCCTCATGTATTCACATATGGAGAATTAATGTTTTCCTGAGTCTCCTTCACTTGTGTTGTTTTTCAAATTTCAACACTACAGGAACTTATCAGTAGATCAGATATATGTGTCAAGCTAGGCGCCAAGTTTGTCAcatattgtatatatatatttttggtttCAAAGTATTAAATCTCAACGTACTACTTCATCAAAATAAACCAAAAAAGCACATTAGGTGTATATATAAAATGGGTACTTGAAAAGGCAATTCGATCTTTGGTCCACCCTGATTCAGTACTCAATCTTGTACCTAAAGTGCATAGGGGCCTTCTTCTGCCCCTACCTTGTGTGGTACAAGATTTTGCATGAGGGAACAATTAGCTAAAAATGGTGAAAGAAaacccaaaaaaacaaaaacaaatcaaGGGAATGGTAACAATATTCCTTCAGCCAGTTTGCACTTGTAACATACTAATATCCATTCTGCTTGCAATAGCGTACATTCCTACATGCTGAATGAATACAATGTATGAAACTTAATGTTTAGTTTGTGGGAATTCCTTTTAGTGATGAGATTACAAAATGGCCAGGTGCCAATTTATTTGGTATTAGCAATTAAATGTTCCTAGGAAAACTAAAGTAATATGATACTAGAATTATCTTCAATATTGTTTATTGATTCTCCACTTGAAACTATCATCTTGCAAATCTTAATAGAACTGATTTGTCAATGACTGAAGAAGTTATCCTCAATAATATATATTGCATCCAACATTTTAATCCTAGAGCTATGTTTTACTCGACCATCTATCTTTCAAAACGGTCATTTTCATATTCTCAATGGACCAATTATACATGTTTATATGATGTTGTCTACATCTATATGTAGTAACTTTAAGAGTTTCATGACGAAAGTACAAAAAGGAGGATGAACAAGAGTATCTTTGTTGCTTACCACTATTGATCATAGTTACTCTGTAACAATTAGGGCGATCTTTACAAAATAAGACCACAATTAATTAGAGAAGAAGTAAAATATAATACTGATATAATATTTCAATGGTAGTAAATCTTTCATTAAACCGTTCTTCTACAAATGCATCAACATGTCATCCAAATCTATATGATGTGGTACACTTAAATAAGATCATAATAAAGTAGAGTAAATGTAAAatatacaaataagatattttcGATGGCAACtaaatcttatattaaaacatTGTTCTACAAACGAATCGACGGACCATCAAAATCTATACTATGATACAGTATAGTTAAAACTAAATAGAGTAAACTTAAAATATACAAACAAAGTATTTTCAACGGTAactaaatctttacaataaagTGTTGTTCTACAAACGAATCAACCCATCatcaaaatttatatatgatCGTATAATTAAATGAGATCATGATTAAGTGGAGtaaaatcaatatatatatatacaatattTTCAATGTTTTCTCAATTTTACGTTTAAATGCATTCCACGTATTAAAATAAACCCATCACAAATCTCTATAAGATGGTATACTTAGTAACAAATTAATAATCCTGCGTGAAAATGAAGTAACCGTAAGTACGCAAGGAGATAAGACCAAAACACCTCGAatgaaatattttctttttgtgatttttgtcgGTTTCAAATTGTGTGGTGTACACAGAGAAATGCCCCTTTATCGCTTTACTCAATCAGCAGATACAGCTCATTTACAGCAAAGGATTTGTCGATTCCCAAATTTATCGAATATAGCACAAAGAAAACTCCTTTTTATATCATAGTAAAATCCTCCCTCTTCCAATATCCTACCCCTCCATTCccctttttcactttttttctcctttttgtaAATGACACTTTTGCTACCTTCCAAAGGTAAAAAGGAAAAACGGCTTGTGGGACAAATTTGGAATCATGGGCATTCCAGTAATTTCAcacctctttttctctctctcctccagcaGCTGCAGCAATGGCAGCCAGCCAGCAGTAGAGTGCTCTCCCCTCCATACAAATACCGCCATAGCCAGCGAGCTCTCTGCACCTCTGCATCTCTGCCATCTCCTTCCCCACCccaccgccattgccgccgcggCGATGCTGCCGCGGTTTCACGGCGCCATGTGGAtgcaggacgacggcggcggcgaccaagaACACGGGCAGGCGGCGCCGCCTGGGCAGGAGCAGCACCACCACGACCAGCATCTCATGGCgttggcggccgcggccgcgggcggcgccgggttcggcgcggcgcaggcgccggcgccgctgctcgATGAGGACTGGTACTTCGAcgcggcgggtggtggtggtggtggcgcgcaTGGGTCCATGATGCTGGGTTTGTCGTCCGTCCATGGCGGGATTGGGGCGGGGACGTCTGGTGGTGGGCATGGGCAGCAGTTCTCGCTGCTCAACAtgggcgccgcggccgcgccgttcGACGTCTCCGGGTTCGACCTCGGGATCGCctgcggcggcgttggcggcggcggcgacgtggtgtCGTTTCTTGGCGGCGGGAACGCGTCGAACACCGCGCTGCTCCCCGTCGGGAACGCGGGGTTCCTCGGCACGTTCGGCGGGTTCGGCACCGCGGCGTCCCAAATGCCGGAGTTCGGCGGGCTCGCCGGGTTCGACATGTTCGACGCGGGCGCCGTGAACACCGggggcagctcctcctcctcgtcggcggcggcggcggcggcgtccgcctcGGCGCACGTGAGCAACACCGCGCCGTTCTCCGGGCGCGGCAAGGCGGCGGTGCTGCGGCCGCTGGATATCGTCCCGCCCGTGGGCGCGCAGCCGACGCTGTTCCAGAAGCGCGCGCTCCGCCGCaacgccggcgaggacgacgacgacaagaagcgcaaggccgccgcgggcgcgggcgcgggcgcgctgtccgccgacggcgccgacatggtgctcgacgacggcgacgacgacggcctcaGCATCGACGCGTCGGGCGGCCTCAACTACGACTCCGAGGACGCCAGGGGCGGCGAGGACAGCGGCGCCAAGAAGGAGTCGAACGCCAACAGCACGGTCACCGGCGacgggaaggggaagaagaaggggatGCCGGCCAAGAACCTCAtggcggagcgccgccgccggaagaAGCTCAACGACCGCCTCTACATGCTCCGCTCCGTCGTGCCCAAGATCAGCAAGGTCAGGATTCCTTCTCCTGCTCTCCCAATTCTCATGAAATCTCTCAAAAAGTTCTTAATTCTGGCGAATTTTAGGGAATGCGTAATTTTGGTCGAATTTTGTGTGTTTTCTTTGCCATGAAGAGTGGAAAGGGGAAAATAAATTCTGTGGTTAGCATTGCTACCAATATTCTTGTATGATATAAGTTCTACTTATGATTTGAATTTCTGAACTTCAAGTATATGAGTTTGATGAACTATTTTTCATAGCCAACGGCATGCATTTCAGTTGCGATTGTTCATGTCAAATTGTGGATATACACCAACTTTGGAAGGATTTTGTTTCATTTACAGAAATTCTAGCTTCTAGTTCTATGTTCTGTTAGGAACTTTGATTGTCTTTAGGAAGGAGTAGATAGAATGACTTCAATTGTCCTAGTCGTTGCTGGTTACAAGAATTAAATGTGACTTCTGTTCATAAGATGTCTGCATGGGAATTTTTACTGTCCATCACACTGTCACTACCTGTCTCTGCTGCCTCCTGTTCAGTTTCCAGTCAATCGAGTAGACTTGTAGACAGATTGCAGAAAAACAATAAAAAGCCATGCCCTACATAACTGTGTTTTAGTTTAGTTTTAGTAGTCAGAGAATCTTTCAGTATTTTGTTGTATAAAAAATGAGTTGCTCTATTTTCTTTTACTAccttttattttgtgttgagACAGTGGGAGAGAATGAGTTAGTATACTGCACTGCATCATCTGTTATCTGTTCCTGAATACTGACATTGTTTCCTTTTTCACATTTCCTCTTGCTGGTACTactaatatcattcatatgaaAGCAATTCTATAGTGATGCATTATACTTGTGATGATTTAGCAATAAGATGATTATATGTGTTTGCAATTGGTAGATGGACAGGGCTTCCATTCTCGGCGACGCGATTGAGTACCTGAAGGAGCTGCTGCAGAAGATCAATGATCTTCAGAATGAGCTCGAGTCGTCCCCCGCGACGTCGTCATTGCCTCCAACACCCACAAGCTTCCATCCCCTGACACCGACGCTGCCCACATTGCCGTCCCGCATCAAGGAAGAGATCTGCCCAAGTGCATTGCCAAGCCCCACTGGACAACAGCCAAGGGTCAGTATCTCCTATCTTCTGAATGTCACCAGATGAGAGTATAGCTTGTTTCAGATGAGATAACCTGCATATCAGAAAAGGAATTGCATTGTCATTGGTATAATTATGCGGTTGATAAGTAGTAGACAGTAAAATGTGCAATGTGGTTGATTTATGCATCAGATTTTCTAACTATTGCCAACCTGATCAAGCATTTGACACACTTTCTGACCTTTTTTTCTACATCTTGCAAAAGGTTGAGGTTAGGCTGAGGGAAGGCCGGGCTGTCAATATCCACATGTTCTGTGCTCGGAGGCCCGGTCTACTGCTCTCTGCCATGAGGGCCGTCGAAGGCCTTGGTCTCGATGTCCAGCAAGCTGTAATCAGTTGCTTCAATGGCTTTACGTTGGATATTTTTAAGGCTGAGGTAATGCATAAAATTCTATGCTCATTTTCAGAACTAGCATTTCGATATAGTATCCTGAAGGATAGTGGTGATGGTACTGAAACTCAATTTGAACTGACAATTGCTCAATTTTAATGCAGCAATGCAAGGACGGCCCTGGGCTGTTGCCTGAAGAAATCAAGGCCGTTCTGATGCAATCCGCCGGGTTCCATACCATGATCTAGGACAGGAGAGCTCAATCAAACTCCAAAGGACAGAGTAGCTCAGGAATTGACAAAGTACCGGTGTTTCCTGGTCATGTGGCATTTTCGACAGAAGGAAGTTCCTCTTTTTAGTAGTTTTAGACCTGCTCAGGGCTTGCTGAACCAGTTTATCTTCTAGTATTTAGAGtccccaaaaaaaataatgtcaGTAGTCTCTTGGTGCTTTAACATT harbors:
- the LOC4350609 gene encoding transcription factor ICE1 → MLPRFHGAMWMQDDGGGDQEHGQAAPPGQEQHHHDQHLMALAAAAAGGAGFGAAQAPAPLLDEDWYFDAAGGGGGGAHGSMMLGLSSVHGGIGAGTSGGGHGQQFSLLNMGAAAAPFDVSGFDLGIACGGVGGGGDVVSFLGGGNASNTALLPVGNAGFLGTFGGFGTAASQMPEFGGLAGFDMFDAGAVNTGGSSSSSSAAAAAASASAHVSNTAPFSGRGKAAVLRPLDIVPPVGAQPTLFQKRALRRNAGEDDDDKKRKAAAGAGAGALSADGADMVLDDGDDDGLSIDASGGLNYDSEDARGGEDSGAKKESNANSTVTGDGKGKKKGMPAKNLMAERRRRKKLNDRLYMLRSVVPKISKMDRASILGDAIEYLKELLQKINDLQNELESSPATSSLPPTPTSFHPLTPTLPTLPSRIKEEICPSALPSPTGQQPRVEVRLREGRAVNIHMFCARRPGLLLSAMRAVEGLGLDVQQAVISCFNGFTLDIFKAEQCKDGPGLLPEEIKAVLMQSAGFHTMI